The following proteins are co-located in the Primulina tabacum isolate GXHZ01 chromosome 11, ASM2559414v2, whole genome shotgun sequence genome:
- the LOC142518281 gene encoding 3-ketoacyl-CoA synthase 20-like, with protein sequence MAGDKTNERKETPTPNSTSAVQSFWPKYLKHGYHCLISHATHLFLLPLLGIFSVRLSTAMAKGLILTWDRLKSDINVSVFVCSSLMVSLITLYFMTRLRKVYLVDFACYKSKPEVMCSRELLTRTFAAVNHYTPENLAFLKKIVERSGLGQKTYFPEAFFSLPPNICMSEARKEAEIVIFGAIDDLLAKTSVRAKDIGILVVNCSLFNPTPSLSSVVVNHYKLRGNILSYNLSGMGCGAGLISIDLAKQLLQVHANSYALIVSTENMTLNWYNGNDRSMLISNCIFRMGGAAILLSNKPSEKSRAKYQLMHTIRTHQGPDHKSYSSVFQKEDDMEKIGVALSKDLMVVAGEALKSNIMKLGPSILPMSEQILFLASLVARKVFKMKVKPYVPDFKLAVEHFCVHAGGRAVLDAIEKNLELSGWHMEPSRMTLYRFGNTSSSTLWYELAYLEAKGRINEGDRTWQIAFGSGFKCNSTIWRALRRIEPAKEKNPWTDEINEFPVEVPKVAIINGS encoded by the exons ATGGCGGGTGACAAAACAAATGAAAGAAAAGAGACGCCGACGCCTAACAGCACTAGTGCTGTTCAATCTTTTTGGccaaaatatttgaaacatggcTATCACTGCTTGATTTCACATGCCACGCACTTGTTTCTACTCCCTTTACTTGGGATTTTTTCGGTTCGTCTTTCCACAGCAATGGCCAAGGGTTTAATCCTGACATGGGATCGACTAAAATCCGATATTAATGTATCGGTCTTCGTCTGTTCTTCGCTGATGGTTTCTTTAATCACACTTTACTTCATGACTAGGCTGAGAAAAGTGTATCTAGTCGATTTTGCGTGTTACAAGTCCAAACCTGAGGTTATGTGTAGCAGAGAACTGCTTACAAGAACATTTGCTGCTGTAAACCATTACACACCTGAGAACTTAGCTTTTCTAAAGAAAATCGTGGAGAGATCAGGTTTGGGGCAGAAGACATATTTCCCAGAAGCGTTTTTCAGCTTGCCTCCGAATATATGCATGTCCGAGGCAAGAAAAGAAGCTGAGATTGTTATCTTCGGGGCTATTGATGATTTGTTAGCGAAAACCAGTGTAAGAGCCAAAGATATCGGGATTCTTGTGGTGAATTGCAGCTTGTTTAACCCAACACCATCTCTTTCTTCGGTGGTTGTGAACCATTATAAGCTTAGAGGTAACATTTTGAGCTACAATCTTAGTGGAATGGGGTGCGGTGCTGGGTTGATTTCTATTGATCTTGCCAAACAACTTTTGCAG GTTCACGCCAATTCCTATGCCTTAATAGTGAGCACGGAGAACATGACCCTAAATTGGTATAATGGCAACGATCGTTCGATGCTCATCTCTAACTGCATCTTTCGAATGGGAGGAGCTGCCATTCTCCTCTCCAACAAACCATCGGAAAAAAGTCGTGCAAAGTACCAGCTCATGCATACAATCCGAACCCACCAAGGCCCCGATCATAAAAGCTACAGCTCCGTATTTCAGAAAGAGGATGACATGGAAAAAATAGGCGTCGCGCTTTCGAAAGACCTAATGGTCGTGGCAGGTGAGGCCCTAAAATCAAACATCATGAAGTTAGGCCCATCGATCCTCCCCATGTCGGAACAGATACTGTTTCTTGCCTCATTAGTTGCAAGAAAAGTATTCAAGATGAAAGTCAAGCCTTATGTTCCTGATTTCAAACTCGCTGTCGAGCATTTCTGCGTTCACGCTGGTGGAAGAGCAGTGCTAGATGCAATCGAAAAGAATCTTGAGTTGAGTGGATGGCATATGGAACCATCGAGGATGACACTATACAGGTTCGGTAACACATCTAGCAGCACGCTGTGGTACGAGTTGGCCTATTTGGAGGCGAAGGGGCGGATTAACGAGGGTGATAGGACGTGGCAAATCGCGTTCGGATCTGGATTCAAGTGTAACAGCACGATTTGGAGAGCGTTGAGGCGGATTGAACCGGCTAAGGAGAAGAATCCCTGGACTGATGAGATCAACGAGTTCCCTGTTGAAGTGCCAAAAGTGGCAATTATTAATGGCTCTTGA